The following proteins come from a genomic window of Methylorubrum populi:
- a CDS encoding YicC/YloC family endoribonuclease, which produces MTGFARCAGTTGAVQWLWEIRTVNGRGLDIRVRVPNGFDAAGEAARAALSKALARGQCQLNLTLTRPEAAAKVRIDESLLASLAAAVARVPRPAGVGPATFDGLLAVRGVVETENEAGADPEALNRDLVAGIDGLVADLVAARRAEGARLHAIVSDQIADIARLTQAAEDCPARRPEAVRARLAESVAALVGTGGLDPDRLHQEAVMLAAKADVREELDRLRAHLSAAGELLAKGGAIGRRLDFLAQELGREANTLCAKAGDISLSRIGLDLKAVVEQFREQVQNVE; this is translated from the coding sequence ATGACGGGCTTTGCCCGCTGCGCCGGCACGACCGGTGCGGTGCAGTGGCTGTGGGAGATCCGCACCGTCAACGGACGCGGGCTCGACATCCGCGTGCGCGTGCCGAACGGCTTCGACGCGGCGGGCGAGGCGGCCCGCGCTGCCCTGTCCAAGGCGCTCGCCCGCGGGCAGTGCCAGCTCAACCTGACGCTGACCCGGCCCGAGGCCGCCGCCAAGGTTCGCATCGACGAGAGCCTGCTGGCGAGCCTCGCCGCGGCGGTCGCCCGCGTGCCGCGCCCCGCCGGCGTCGGTCCGGCGACCTTCGACGGGCTGCTCGCCGTGCGCGGTGTCGTCGAGACGGAGAACGAGGCCGGGGCCGACCCGGAGGCGCTGAACCGGGATCTCGTCGCCGGGATCGACGGCCTCGTCGCCGATCTCGTCGCCGCCCGCCGGGCGGAGGGCGCGCGGCTGCACGCGATCGTGAGCGACCAAATCGCGGACATCGCCCGCCTGACACAGGCTGCGGAGGATTGCCCCGCCCGCCGCCCCGAGGCGGTGCGCGCCCGGCTCGCGGAGTCGGTGGCCGCGCTCGTCGGCACCGGGGGGCTCGACCCCGACCGCCTGCATCAGGAGGCGGTGATGCTCGCCGCCAAGGCCGACGTGCGCGAGGAGCTCGACCGCCTGCGCGCCCATCTCTCCGCCGCCGGCGAGTTGCTGGCGAAAGGGGGCGCGATCGGACGGCGTCTCGATTTTCTGGCCCAGGAGCTCGGCCGCGAGGCCAACACGCTCTGCGCCAAGGCCGGCGACATCAGCCTGTCGCGGATCGGACTCGACTTGAAGGCCGTGGTGGAGCAATTCCGCGAGCAGGTGCAGAACGTCGAGTGA
- the gmk gene encoding guanylate kinase yields MTQDATHGRPDIARRGLILILSSPSGAGKTTLTRAIAQDGGWGLDLSISVTTRARRPSEIDGRHYRFIDREAFEDLRTRDDLLEWAEVHGNFYGTPRRPVEKTLSQGRDMIFDIDYQGTRQVRQRLQDDVVTVFILPPSFSELRNRLERRAEDSPETIERRLANARNEMQRWSEYDYVIVNDDLDESFRALQAILTAERLKRTRRTGLPGFVDGLLAEAERGA; encoded by the coding sequence ATGACGCAGGACGCCACGCATGGCAGGCCGGACATCGCCCGGCGCGGGCTGATCCTGATCCTGTCCTCGCCCTCGGGCGCGGGCAAGACCACGCTGACCCGCGCCATCGCCCAGGACGGCGGCTGGGGTCTCGACCTGTCGATCTCGGTGACGACCCGGGCGCGCCGCCCCTCGGAGATCGACGGGCGGCACTACCGCTTCATCGACCGCGAGGCGTTCGAGGATCTGCGCACCCGCGACGACCTGCTCGAATGGGCCGAGGTCCACGGCAATTTCTACGGCACGCCCCGCCGCCCGGTGGAGAAGACCCTGAGCCAGGGCCGGGACATGATCTTCGACATCGACTACCAGGGCACCCGCCAGGTGCGGCAGCGGCTGCAGGACGACGTGGTGACGGTGTTCATCCTGCCGCCGAGCTTTTCGGAATTGCGCAACCGCCTGGAGCGGCGGGCGGAGGATTCGCCCGAGACCATCGAGCGGCGGCTGGCCAATGCCCGCAACGAGATGCAGCGCTGGAGCGAGTACGACTACGTCATCGTCAACGACGACCTCGACGAGTCCTTCCGCGCGCTCCAGGCGATCCTGACGGCCGAACGCCTCAAGCGCACCCGCCGCACCGGCCTGCCGGGTTTCGTCGACGGCCTGCTGGCCGAGGCCGAGCGGGGCGCCTGA
- a CDS encoding ABC transporter ATP-binding protein gives MLKAFLAYYRPHRTLFLVDFGCAVLSGLLELGFPLAVKAFVDRLLPQQDWGLIGLAAAGLTLLYVTNAGLMVVVTYWGHVLGINIETEMRARAFDHLQKLSFRFFDGQKTGHLVARVTKDLEEIGEVAHHGPEDVFIAVMTLVGAFVLMFLVHPPLALMTLAILPLIAFVTIRYGGRMTRNWQAQYGRVGAFNARIEENVGGIRVVKAFANEAHERALFASDNLKYRTTKLEAYRLMAGALSINYLGLRLVQIVVLLGGAAFVVRGDLTAGGFVGFLLLVGVFYRPLEKIGAVIETYPKGIAGFRRYQQLLATEPDIADRPGAVPAPPLKGEIRFEGVRFGYSPDRPVLDGVDLTIRAGETVAFVGPSGAGKTTLLSLIPRFYEAEGGRITIDGHDIRDLTLASLRGQIGIVQQDVFLFAGTIRENIAYGRLDASEAEILDAAARARLDGLIAALPEGLDTVIGERGVKLSGGQKQRLAIARAFLKNPPILILDEATSALDTQTEREIQASLFELAEGRTTLVIAHRLATIRHADRIVVVAENGIAEQGRHDALLAADGYYRRLHAAQVEESLSTAPRTAAE, from the coding sequence ATGCTGAAGGCCTTCCTCGCCTATTACCGGCCGCACAGGACCCTGTTCCTGGTGGATTTCGGCTGCGCCGTGCTCTCCGGCCTGCTCGAACTCGGCTTTCCGCTCGCGGTCAAAGCCTTCGTCGACCGCCTGCTGCCGCAGCAGGATTGGGGCCTGATCGGGCTCGCCGCCGCGGGGCTGACGCTGCTCTACGTCACCAATGCCGGCCTGATGGTGGTCGTCACCTATTGGGGCCACGTGCTCGGCATCAACATCGAGACGGAGATGCGCGCCCGCGCCTTCGATCACCTGCAGAAGCTCTCGTTCCGCTTCTTCGACGGGCAGAAGACCGGCCATCTCGTGGCCCGCGTCACCAAGGATCTGGAGGAGATCGGCGAGGTCGCCCATCACGGCCCCGAGGACGTGTTCATCGCCGTGATGACGCTGGTCGGCGCCTTCGTGCTGATGTTCCTCGTCCACCCGCCGCTGGCGCTGATGACGCTCGCCATCCTGCCGCTGATCGCCTTCGTCACCATCCGCTACGGCGGGCGCATGACCCGCAACTGGCAGGCGCAGTACGGGCGCGTCGGCGCCTTCAACGCCCGCATCGAGGAGAATGTCGGCGGCATCCGCGTGGTGAAGGCCTTCGCCAACGAGGCGCATGAGCGGGCGCTGTTCGCCTCCGACAACCTGAAATACCGCACGACCAAGCTCGAAGCCTACCGCCTCATGGCGGGCGCCCTGTCGATCAATTATCTGGGCCTGCGCCTCGTGCAGATCGTGGTGCTCCTCGGCGGCGCCGCCTTCGTGGTGCGCGGCGACCTGACGGCCGGCGGTTTCGTCGGCTTCCTGCTGCTGGTGGGCGTGTTCTACCGGCCGCTGGAAAAGATCGGCGCGGTGATCGAGACCTATCCGAAGGGCATCGCGGGCTTTCGCCGCTACCAGCAACTGCTTGCCACCGAGCCCGACATCGCCGACCGACCGGGCGCCGTCCCCGCCCCGCCGCTCAAGGGCGAGATCCGCTTCGAGGGCGTGCGCTTCGGCTACAGCCCGGACCGGCCGGTGCTCGACGGCGTCGATCTCACGATCCGCGCGGGCGAGACGGTGGCCTTCGTCGGCCCCTCGGGAGCCGGCAAGACGACGCTCCTCTCGCTGATCCCGCGCTTCTACGAGGCGGAAGGAGGGCGCATCACCATCGACGGCCACGACATCCGCGACCTGACGCTGGCCTCGCTGCGCGGCCAGATCGGCATCGTGCAGCAGGACGTGTTCCTGTTCGCCGGCACGATCCGCGAGAACATCGCCTATGGCCGGCTCGATGCGAGCGAGGCCGAGATCCTGGACGCCGCCGCCCGGGCCCGGCTCGACGGCCTGATCGCCGCCCTGCCCGAGGGGCTCGACACGGTGATCGGCGAGCGCGGGGTGAAGCTCTCGGGCGGCCAGAAGCAGCGGCTCGCCATCGCCCGCGCCTTCCTCAAGAACCCGCCGATCCTGATCCTCGACGAGGCGACCTCGGCGCTGGACACCCAGACCGAGCGGGAGATCCAGGCCTCGCTGTTCGAGCTGGCGGAGGGGCGCACGACCCTCGTCATCGCCCACCGCCTCGCGACGATCCGGCACGCCGACCGCATCGTGGTGGTGGCCGAGAACGGCATCGCCGAGCAGGGCCGCCACGACGCGCTCCTGGCCGCTGACGGCTATTACCGGCGCCTGCACGCGGCGCAGGTAGAAGAATCCCTTTCGACCGCGCCGCGCACCGCGGCGGAGTGA
- a CDS encoding MFS transporter, which yields MSGPDPARERLGWAAQLAPFFCLYVTFGTTLGFLISGAPLILRARGIDLAEVGFLQLINLPVGLTFLWAVPVDRIRLPRLPHRLGWIVLMQGSAIALLLILSRGEAWPLPLLFGLALATCFCVATMDIALEALVVETVGPERRPYVASAKLCGASLGGIFGAGLLIAEYDRIGWAGAVLAVAVLNGLCLLPMLRYPERALRRPSAEGPRGALALGRLRRLGGRVLVLGLYFAAMFALTGSNNLALLDLGVPLGEVGLVTGGLSSGINLVMALVSGVLVRRIGTLPLITVSAAGVAASGLLMLWASAAAAPNLGLAASILGILCGGGLGVPVFNMIYRWAQGPQPATDYALLFGAAFFAAMPLRVGAPAFAGAVGWPVYFALAVPLYGLAVLLLRGAIARTLNADRAAGRAVS from the coding sequence GTGAGCGGCCCCGATCCCGCGCGGGAGAGGCTCGGCTGGGCGGCGCAGCTCGCGCCGTTCTTCTGCCTCTACGTCACCTTCGGCACGACGCTCGGCTTCCTCATCAGCGGCGCGCCGCTGATCCTGCGGGCCCGTGGCATCGATCTCGCCGAGGTCGGGTTTCTCCAGCTCATCAACCTGCCGGTCGGGCTCACCTTCCTCTGGGCCGTGCCCGTGGACCGCATCCGCCTGCCGCGCCTGCCGCATCGGCTCGGCTGGATCGTGCTGATGCAGGGTTCGGCCATCGCCCTGCTTCTGATCCTGAGCCGGGGCGAGGCGTGGCCGCTGCCGCTGCTGTTCGGGCTCGCGCTGGCCACCTGCTTCTGCGTCGCCACCATGGACATCGCGCTGGAAGCCCTGGTGGTCGAGACGGTCGGTCCGGAGCGGCGGCCCTACGTCGCCTCGGCGAAGCTCTGCGGCGCCTCGCTTGGCGGCATCTTCGGCGCAGGCCTGCTGATCGCCGAGTATGACCGGATCGGCTGGGCCGGCGCCGTGCTCGCGGTGGCGGTCTTGAACGGGCTCTGCCTGCTGCCGATGCTGCGCTATCCCGAGCGGGCCCTGCGCCGGCCCTCCGCGGAGGGGCCGCGCGGCGCCCTGGCGCTCGGGCGCCTGCGTCGTCTCGGCGGGCGCGTGCTGGTGCTCGGCCTCTACTTCGCGGCGATGTTCGCGCTGACCGGCTCGAACAACCTCGCCCTGCTCGATCTCGGCGTGCCCCTCGGCGAGGTCGGACTCGTCACCGGCGGGCTGTCCTCGGGCATCAATCTCGTCATGGCGCTGGTCTCGGGTGTCCTCGTGCGGCGGATCGGCACGCTGCCGCTCATCACCGTCTCCGCCGCCGGCGTCGCGGCCTCCGGGCTGCTCATGCTGTGGGCGAGCGCCGCCGCCGCGCCCAATCTCGGCCTCGCCGCTTCGATCCTCGGCATCCTCTGCGGCGGCGGCCTCGGCGTCCCGGTCTTCAACATGATCTATCGCTGGGCCCAGGGGCCGCAGCCGGCGACCGATTACGCGCTCCTGTTCGGCGCCGCCTTCTTCGCCGCCATGCCGCTGCGGGTCGGGGCGCCGGCCTTCGCCGGGGCGGTCGGCTGGCCGGTCTACTTCGCCCTCGCGGTGCCGCTCTACGGCCTCGCCGTACTGCTCCTGCGCGGCGCCATCGCGCGCACGCTGAACGCCGACCGCGCGGCCGGCCGCGCGGTGTCGTGA